Proteins encoded in a region of the Streptomyces sp. NBC_00310 genome:
- a CDS encoding ATP-binding protein, producing the protein MQAAVTVTPSRIPELLLGLATVRPVFVWGAPGIGKSSLVRAFAESLGLECVSLLGTQLAPEDLMGVPQIRDGRSVFCPPEAIARDEPYCLFLDELNAATPDVQKAFYSLILDRRIGNYELPKGSIVIGAGNRATDNALARPIASALVNRLTHVHLQASAKDWLGWAEGSGIHPWVLDHLTDRPDHLWSKPPKSEEPFSTPRSWHMLSDALHSFGRDLDEETLKVLAHGTLTPAHAVAFCGYVKIVRSRFGIEAILKGEAGWPHRLEDRDLLYYLADSFRGRLIKELPASKQHMSANGRQTAYRAKSLLVQLAEISVEVAQTVIAAGTDGNPVLPAWFLVEAARDMPRLVEARR; encoded by the coding sequence TTGCAGGCCGCCGTGACCGTCACACCCTCCCGTATCCCCGAGCTGCTCCTGGGCCTCGCCACCGTGCGCCCCGTCTTCGTCTGGGGTGCCCCCGGCATCGGCAAGTCCTCCCTGGTCAGGGCCTTCGCCGAGTCGCTGGGCCTGGAGTGCGTGAGCCTCCTCGGCACGCAGCTCGCGCCGGAGGACCTGATGGGCGTACCGCAGATCCGCGACGGGCGCTCGGTGTTCTGTCCGCCGGAGGCGATCGCCCGCGACGAGCCGTACTGCCTGTTCCTGGACGAGCTGAACGCGGCCACCCCGGACGTGCAGAAGGCCTTCTACTCGCTGATCCTGGACCGCCGTATCGGCAACTACGAGCTGCCGAAGGGGTCGATCGTCATCGGCGCCGGCAACCGCGCCACCGACAACGCCCTCGCCCGCCCCATCGCCTCCGCCCTGGTCAACCGCCTCACCCACGTCCACCTCCAGGCGTCGGCGAAGGACTGGCTCGGGTGGGCGGAGGGCAGCGGCATCCACCCCTGGGTCCTGGACCACCTCACCGACCGCCCGGACCATCTGTGGTCCAAGCCGCCGAAGAGCGAGGAGCCGTTCTCCACGCCCCGCTCCTGGCACATGCTCTCCGACGCGCTGCACTCCTTCGGGCGCGACCTCGACGAGGAGACCCTGAAGGTCCTCGCGCACGGCACGCTCACGCCCGCGCACGCGGTCGCCTTCTGCGGTTACGTCAAGATCGTGCGCAGCCGGTTCGGCATCGAGGCGATCCTCAAGGGCGAGGCCGGCTGGCCCCACCGACTGGAGGACCGCGACCTGCTCTACTACCTCGCCGACTCCTTCCGCGGCCGGCTGATCAAGGAGCTGCCCGCCAGCAAGCAGCACATGTCGGCGAACGGGCGGCAGACCGCGTACCGCGCCAAGTCCCTGCTCGTGCAGCTCGCCGAGATCTCCGTCGAGGTCGCCCAGACCGTCATCGCCGCCGGTACCGACGGCAACCCCGTGCTGCCCGCCTGGTTCCTCGTCGAGGCGGCCCGGGACATGCCCCGGCTGGTGGAGGCGCGCCGGTGA
- a CDS encoding vWA domain-containing protein, translating to MSAAGGKGQHKRKTQRELADEAFEAGLTTVRANSALYAVRFDTCRKEKCDLAPRDGLVRVDSEGVLHAHPDRLAAPDAWAWAIAHAALHLGFGHVPAAQGERAQPDRFDLAARCVAVNRFLLTFPVGLTPENLPAGYPDGDETRLAARWRRDGLPAAYGHCGTAGGEPDQLLLTRPKWQGQPPDWQLAFAHALTSTMSAAMDMAGGRRESLYDEPTRKRPWEKALSWFISSYPLLGGIAAGIRIVADVELAHAHGISVAAVDAEAGEIYINPLRQFEDEEWRFILAHEMLHAALRHGDRCGTRDPYLFNVAADYVINDWLREMQVGTMPDGLLYDSALAGLSAEEVYDRIVGDPRRTRRLSTLRGKGAGDILGGPLGAPRDYVDLDEFYRRGLARGFDLHERQERGFLPAGLVEEIRALSHPPLPWDARLARWFDEFVPTPQAVRTYARSSRRQSATPDIPRAGRYFPPEEVARCTFGVVLDTSGSMERTLLGKALGAIASYAEARDVPAARVVFCDAAPHDAGFLPVTEIAGRVRVHGRGGTVLQPGIDLLHRADDFPPGAPVLVITDGWCDVLRVRREHAYLIPQGARLPFTARGPVFRVR from the coding sequence GTGAGCGCGGCCGGCGGCAAGGGGCAGCACAAGCGGAAGACGCAACGGGAGCTCGCCGACGAGGCGTTCGAGGCCGGACTGACGACGGTGCGGGCCAACTCCGCGCTGTACGCGGTCCGTTTCGACACCTGCCGCAAGGAGAAGTGCGATCTCGCGCCCCGCGACGGCCTCGTCCGCGTCGACTCCGAGGGCGTGCTGCACGCGCACCCCGACCGGCTCGCCGCACCCGACGCCTGGGCCTGGGCCATCGCCCACGCCGCCCTCCACCTCGGCTTCGGGCACGTCCCGGCGGCCCAGGGGGAACGTGCGCAGCCCGACCGGTTCGACCTCGCCGCCCGCTGCGTGGCCGTCAACCGCTTCCTGCTCACGTTCCCCGTCGGCCTCACCCCCGAGAACCTGCCCGCCGGCTATCCGGACGGCGACGAGACACGACTCGCCGCCCGCTGGCGCCGCGACGGGCTCCCGGCGGCGTACGGGCACTGCGGCACGGCCGGTGGCGAACCCGACCAGCTCCTCCTGACCCGGCCCAAGTGGCAGGGACAGCCCCCGGACTGGCAGCTCGCCTTCGCGCACGCCCTCACCAGCACCATGTCCGCCGCGATGGACATGGCCGGCGGCCGCCGCGAGTCCCTCTACGACGAGCCGACCCGCAAGCGGCCCTGGGAGAAGGCGCTGAGCTGGTTCATCTCCTCCTACCCGCTGCTCGGCGGCATCGCGGCCGGCATCCGGATCGTCGCCGACGTCGAACTCGCCCACGCCCACGGCATCTCCGTCGCGGCCGTCGACGCGGAGGCCGGCGAGATCTACATCAACCCGCTCCGGCAGTTCGAGGACGAGGAATGGCGGTTCATCCTCGCCCACGAGATGCTGCACGCCGCCCTGCGCCACGGCGACCGCTGCGGCACCCGCGACCCGTATCTGTTCAACGTCGCCGCCGACTACGTCATCAACGACTGGCTGCGCGAGATGCAGGTCGGCACCATGCCCGACGGACTGCTGTACGACTCCGCGCTGGCCGGACTGTCGGCCGAGGAGGTGTACGACCGGATCGTCGGCGACCCGCGCCGGACGCGCCGGCTGTCCACCCTGCGCGGCAAGGGCGCCGGTGACATCCTCGGCGGCCCGCTCGGCGCGCCCCGCGACTACGTGGACCTCGACGAGTTCTACCGCCGGGGCCTCGCCCGGGGGTTCGATCTGCACGAGCGGCAGGAGCGCGGTTTCCTGCCCGCGGGGCTGGTCGAGGAGATCCGTGCCCTCAGTCACCCGCCGCTGCCCTGGGACGCCCGACTGGCCCGCTGGTTCGACGAGTTCGTTCCCACACCGCAGGCCGTACGGACCTATGCGCGTTCCTCGCGCCGTCAGTCGGCCACTCCCGACATTCCGCGCGCCGGACGGTACTTCCCGCCCGAGGAGGTCGCCCGCTGCACCTTCGGAGTCGTCCTCGACACCTCCGGCTCCATGGAGCGGACGCTGCTCGGCAAGGCGCTGGGCGCGATCGCCTCGTACGCCGAGGCCCGTGACGTACCGGCCGCCCGGGTCGTGTTCTGCGACGCCGCCCCGCACGACGCGGGCTTTCTCCCGGTGACCGAGATCGCCGGGCGCGTCCGCGTCCACGGGCGCGGCGGCACGGTGCTGCAGCCGGGCATCGACCTGCTGCACCGGGCCGACGACTTCCCGCCGGGCGCGCCGGTCCTCGTGATCACGGACGGCTGGTGCGACGTGCTGCGCGTGCGGCGTGAGCACGCGTATCTGATTCCACAAGGCGCTCGTCTGCCGTTCACCGCGCGAGGGCCGGTGTTCAGGGTGAGATGA
- a CDS encoding OsmC family protein — MATTRSAHTVWEGNLLEGNGVVTFDSSGAIAEQPVTWASRAQDANGKTSPEELIAAAHSSCFSMAFSHALAGAGTPPTKLLTSADVTFQPGEGITGIHITVEGTVPGLDEEGFVAAAEDAKVNCPVSQALKAVPITLSAKLA, encoded by the coding sequence GTGGCTACCACGCGCTCCGCACACACCGTCTGGGAAGGCAACCTGCTCGAGGGCAACGGTGTCGTCACCTTCGACTCCTCCGGTGCCATCGCCGAGCAGCCCGTGACGTGGGCTTCCCGCGCCCAGGACGCGAACGGCAAGACCAGCCCCGAGGAGCTGATCGCGGCCGCCCACTCCAGCTGCTTCTCCATGGCCTTCTCCCACGCCCTCGCCGGTGCCGGGACCCCGCCCACCAAGCTCCTCACCTCCGCCGACGTGACCTTCCAGCCGGGCGAGGGCATCACGGGCATCCACATCACCGTGGAGGGCACCGTGCCCGGCCTCGACGAGGAGGGCTTCGTGGCCGCCGCCGAGGACGCCAAGGTGAACTGCCCCGTCAGCCAGGCTCTCAAGGCCGTACCGATCACCCTCTCCGCCAAGCTGGCCTGA
- a CDS encoding helix-turn-helix domain-containing protein — translation MSERRPAPTVGQVVLGRRLQELREASGLRREEAAQVLRVAPATVRRMETADVALKIPYVQVLLTTYGVAEPEVAAFVTLAEEANKPGWWQRFHDVLPDWFSVYVSLEGAAHLIRQYEPHFVPGMLQTEEYARAVMEAGTVGQTGPETIERHVSLRMARQKLLTQEKPPHLWVIMDETALMRPVSIRSQVMRDQIDRLLEITEKDHVILQVCEFASGPHPGTYAPFSLFRFAEPELPDMVYTEYLTGALYLDSRTEVALHLEVLDHMAAHAASAEHTREILRHYRERY, via the coding sequence GTGAGTGAGCGGCGGCCCGCGCCCACCGTGGGTCAGGTGGTGCTCGGAAGACGGCTCCAGGAACTGCGGGAGGCCTCCGGGCTCAGGCGCGAGGAGGCGGCGCAGGTCCTCCGGGTCGCTCCGGCGACCGTGCGGCGCATGGAGACGGCCGATGTGGCGCTCAAGATCCCGTACGTCCAGGTCCTGCTGACGACGTACGGTGTCGCCGAGCCCGAGGTCGCCGCGTTCGTGACGCTGGCCGAGGAGGCGAACAAGCCGGGTTGGTGGCAGCGGTTCCACGATGTGCTGCCCGACTGGTTCAGCGTGTACGTCAGCCTGGAGGGCGCGGCGCATCTGATCCGGCAGTACGAGCCGCACTTCGTGCCGGGAATGCTGCAGACCGAGGAGTACGCGCGGGCCGTGATGGAGGCCGGGACCGTCGGCCAGACCGGTCCCGAGACGATCGAACGCCATGTGTCGCTGCGGATGGCCCGGCAGAAGCTCCTCACCCAGGAGAAGCCGCCGCACCTGTGGGTGATCATGGACGAGACGGCCCTCATGCGTCCGGTGAGCATCCGCTCCCAGGTGATGCGGGACCAGATCGACCGGCTGCTGGAGATCACCGAGAAGGACCACGTCATCCTTCAGGTGTGCGAGTTCGCCAGCGGGCCCCACCCGGGCACCTACGCCCCCTTCTCCCTCTTCCGCTTCGCCGAACCCGAACTCCCCGACATGGTGTACACCGAGTACCTCACCGGCGCCCTCTACCTCGACTCCCGCACCGAGGTGGCCCTCCACCTCGAAGTCCTCGACCACATGGCCGCCCACGCGGCTTCCGCCGAGCACACGAGAGAGATCCTGCGGCACTACCGCGAGAGGTACTGA
- a CDS encoding helix-turn-helix domain-containing protein: protein MTIVPTGSPGRPPTPSDRGAGPLLRAWREQRRVSQLELALRAGSSARHISFVETGRSRPSEEMVLRLAEHLEVPVRERNALLLAAGYAPQYPETPLDDPSMDALREGVERLIEGYEPYPALVMNAMYDVMAANRGITMLLDGVPGSLLVPPLNAMRLTLHPEGLAPRIRNLRAWRGHLLEQMERQIALRRSAPLRALYEEVAAYPLPSGTTDDEPGEGPGAEARAYFALPMRIEHEGRVLSFISSVSTFNTPMDVTVAELAIETFLPADPATVKYLHALMF, encoded by the coding sequence ATGACCATTGTCCCGACCGGTTCCCCGGGCCGTCCCCCCACCCCTTCCGACCGGGGCGCGGGCCCGCTGCTGCGGGCCTGGCGGGAGCAACGGCGGGTCAGTCAGCTGGAGTTGGCGCTGCGCGCCGGTTCCTCGGCGCGCCACATCAGCTTCGTCGAGACGGGCCGCTCCCGCCCGAGCGAGGAGATGGTGCTACGGCTCGCCGAGCACCTGGAGGTACCCGTGCGGGAGCGCAACGCGCTGCTCCTCGCGGCCGGTTACGCCCCGCAGTACCCGGAGACCCCACTGGACGACCCGTCGATGGACGCCCTGCGCGAGGGCGTGGAACGGCTGATCGAGGGCTACGAGCCGTATCCGGCGCTGGTGATGAACGCGATGTACGACGTGATGGCCGCCAACCGGGGTATCACGATGCTGCTGGACGGCGTCCCCGGGTCGCTCCTCGTACCGCCGCTCAACGCGATGCGGCTGACGCTGCACCCCGAGGGCCTGGCGCCACGCATCCGGAACCTGCGGGCCTGGCGCGGGCATCTGCTGGAGCAGATGGAACGCCAGATCGCGCTGCGCCGCTCGGCGCCGCTGCGCGCGCTGTACGAGGAGGTGGCGGCGTACCCGCTGCCGTCGGGCACGACCGACGACGAGCCCGGCGAGGGGCCCGGGGCCGAGGCGCGCGCCTACTTCGCGCTGCCGATGCGGATCGAGCACGAGGGCCGGGTGCTGTCCTTCATCTCCTCGGTCTCCACGTTCAACACCCCCATGGACGTGACCGTGGCCGAGCTGGCCATCGAGACGTTCCTCCCGGCCGACCCGGCGACGGTCAAGTACCTTCACGCGCTGATGTTCTGA
- a CDS encoding ADP-ribosylglycohydrolase family protein: MYNPWNPSWEATAVYRARVRGCLLGGAVGDALGYPVEFSSLAQIRSTYGDRGVTGLVPDGDGVVGRVSDDTQMTLFTVEGLHQAHEHERLKGVDGVWSELVRGAYGRWLDTQRQPGPDPRAVSGLAARPWLYARRAPGNACLSGLAKPYRSEPAVPPGRPGPINPDSKGCGTVMRSAPFGLARVPAETAFERAVQSARMTHGHPTGYYAAGALAAIVAHLMADESLEGAVLRALRLLARHPGHEETTAALTRALDLAAEGAPTAEKVESLGAGWVAEEALAMGLYCALAAHSVTEALLLAVNHSGDSDSTGSLCGNLLGAHYGDHGLPQEWVAATEGRAEITVLADDFAAECVRI, encoded by the coding sequence GTGTACAACCCGTGGAACCCGTCCTGGGAGGCGACCGCCGTCTACCGGGCACGGGTACGAGGGTGCCTGCTCGGCGGCGCCGTCGGGGACGCGCTCGGCTATCCGGTCGAGTTCTCCTCGCTGGCGCAGATCCGCTCCACGTACGGAGACCGCGGCGTGACCGGTCTCGTACCGGACGGCGACGGGGTCGTGGGCCGGGTCAGCGACGACACACAGATGACCCTCTTCACCGTCGAGGGCCTCCACCAGGCCCACGAGCACGAGCGGCTCAAGGGCGTCGACGGTGTCTGGTCCGAGCTGGTCCGGGGCGCCTACGGCCGCTGGCTCGACACCCAGCGGCAGCCCGGCCCCGACCCGCGCGCCGTCTCCGGCCTCGCCGCCCGGCCGTGGCTGTACGCCCGCCGCGCCCCGGGCAACGCCTGTCTGTCCGGCCTCGCCAAGCCGTACCGATCCGAACCTGCCGTCCCGCCGGGACGGCCCGGGCCCATCAACCCGGACTCCAAGGGCTGCGGCACGGTCATGCGCTCGGCCCCCTTCGGGCTGGCCCGCGTCCCGGCCGAGACCGCGTTCGAGCGGGCCGTGCAGAGCGCCCGGATGACGCACGGCCACCCCACCGGCTACTACGCGGCCGGTGCCCTCGCCGCGATCGTCGCGCACCTGATGGCCGACGAGTCCCTGGAAGGCGCCGTGCTCCGCGCGCTGCGGCTGCTCGCCCGCCACCCCGGCCACGAGGAGACCACCGCGGCCCTGACCCGCGCCCTCGACCTGGCCGCCGAGGGCGCCCCGACCGCCGAGAAGGTCGAGTCCCTCGGCGCCGGCTGGGTCGCCGAGGAGGCCCTCGCCATGGGCCTGTACTGCGCCCTCGCCGCGCACAGTGTCACCGAGGCCCTGCTCCTGGCCGTCAACCACTCCGGCGACAGCGACTCCACCGGCTCCCTCTGCGGCAACCTCCTCGGCGCCCACTACGGCGACCACGGGCTGCCCCAGGAGTGGGTGGCGGCGACGGAGGGCCGTGCCGAGATCACCGTCCTCGCGGACGACTTCGCGGCGGAGTGCGTACGGATCTGA
- a CDS encoding 4a-hydroxytetrahydrobiopterin dehydratase, with protein sequence MPVEPLSQKEIEDRLTELPGWSLDGGRIARSYRLGSHFAATALVVHIAQTQEELGHHSDLTLGYHTVSLTISTHSAGGAVTEKDFELARRVEALAPGHGAS encoded by the coding sequence ATGCCCGTCGAACCCTTGTCGCAGAAGGAGATCGAGGACCGGCTGACGGAGCTTCCCGGCTGGTCGCTGGACGGAGGTCGGATCGCCCGCTCCTACCGGCTGGGCTCGCACTTCGCGGCGACCGCGTTGGTCGTGCACATCGCACAGACACAGGAGGAACTCGGCCACCACTCCGACCTCACCCTCGGTTACCACACGGTGTCGCTGACCATCAGCACGCACAGCGCGGGCGGCGCCGTCACCGAGAAGGACTTCGAGCTGGCCCGCAGGGTGGAGGCGCTCGCGCCCGGCCACGGGGCGAGCTGA
- a CDS encoding class I SAM-dependent methyltransferase — translation MLDYDKEAGDYDALRGGEPRAEAAARAVLGLVPEGTRRLLDIACGTGIVTRRFAAARDGMRVTGVDLTYAMASRAAARLPGSVVIGDGRRLPFRDGQFDAVTSVWLLHLLRGPDDVRAVVGECARVLRPGGVYVTTVDKGASHNVGSDIDAVLARRPRAPATDPSAAVEKYADEHGLRTAGQARFPGRGQGRSPRRTLADLRRGWFVTLPPGDPLADDFAVRLAALPDQDRARPDPEFTLRAFRKA, via the coding sequence GTGTTGGACTACGACAAGGAGGCCGGCGACTACGACGCCCTGCGCGGCGGCGAACCCCGCGCCGAGGCCGCCGCCCGCGCCGTACTGGGCCTCGTCCCCGAGGGCACCCGCCGACTGCTCGACATCGCCTGCGGCACCGGGATCGTGACCCGGCGGTTCGCGGCGGCGCGGGACGGGATGCGGGTCACGGGCGTCGACCTCACGTACGCGATGGCGAGCCGGGCCGCCGCCCGGCTGCCCGGCTCCGTCGTGATCGGTGACGGCCGCCGACTCCCGTTCCGCGACGGGCAGTTCGACGCCGTCACCAGCGTGTGGCTGCTGCATCTGCTGCGCGGCCCCGACGACGTACGGGCCGTGGTCGGCGAGTGCGCCCGGGTGCTGCGGCCCGGTGGCGTCTACGTCACCACCGTCGACAAGGGGGCCTCCCACAACGTCGGCAGCGACATCGACGCCGTCCTCGCCCGGCGCCCCCGGGCACCGGCCACGGACCCCTCGGCGGCCGTCGAGAAGTACGCCGACGAACACGGACTGCGCACCGCCGGACAGGCCCGCTTTCCAGGACGCGGGCAGGGCCGCAGCCCCCGCCGGACCCTCGCCGACCTGCGCCGCGGCTGGTTCGTCACCCTGCCGCCCGGCGACCCGCTCGCCGATGACTTCGCGGTACGGCTCGCCGCCCTGCCCGACCAGGACCGGGCGCGCCCGGACCCGGAGTTCACGCTGCGGGCGTTCCGCAAGGCATGA
- a CDS encoding helix-turn-helix transcriptional regulator — translation MKAGRLVSILLLLQTRGRMTAAQLAEELEVSVRTVYRDVEALGAAGVPLYGDAGHAGGYRLLDGYRTRLTGLTRNEAEALFLAGAPGPAAELGLGAVLAAARLKVRAALPVELRAHADRVAGRFHLDAPGWYAEGDDTPFLPAVADAVWNGRVLYVLYRRWAEPTDVRRRLEPYGLVLKAGRWYVVAGPGPRTFRVDQILELTSPDEEFTRPDDFDLAAYWTAYQRDFHARLHRGEAVVRLAPGVTLSGAVRVDGGTGGDGRAGDDGRAGDDGRAGDGGWTTVRVPIESVERAHGEFLRLGGDIEVLEPAELRGRIARTVAELAERYGNVAGNGGD, via the coding sequence GTGAAGGCCGGCCGACTCGTCTCGATCCTCCTGCTGCTCCAGACCCGGGGCCGGATGACCGCCGCCCAGCTCGCCGAGGAGCTGGAGGTGTCGGTACGTACGGTCTACCGGGACGTGGAGGCGCTGGGCGCGGCCGGCGTCCCGCTGTACGGCGACGCTGGCCACGCCGGGGGCTATCGCCTCCTCGACGGCTACCGCACTCGCCTCACCGGTCTGACGAGAAACGAGGCCGAGGCCCTGTTCCTGGCCGGCGCCCCCGGCCCGGCCGCCGAACTGGGTCTCGGCGCGGTGCTGGCCGCCGCCCGGCTGAAGGTCCGCGCCGCCCTGCCCGTCGAGCTGCGGGCGCACGCGGACCGGGTCGCAGGCCGCTTCCACCTGGACGCCCCCGGCTGGTACGCGGAGGGAGACGACACCCCGTTCCTGCCCGCGGTCGCCGACGCGGTCTGGAACGGACGGGTCCTGTACGTCCTCTACCGCCGCTGGGCGGAGCCCACCGACGTACGCCGCCGCCTCGAACCGTACGGCCTCGTCCTCAAGGCGGGCCGCTGGTACGTCGTCGCGGGCCCGGGGCCCCGCACCTTCCGGGTCGACCAGATCCTCGAACTCACCTCCCCCGACGAGGAGTTCACCCGCCCGGACGACTTCGACCTGGCCGCGTACTGGACGGCGTACCAGCGTGACTTCCATGCCCGGTTGCACCGGGGCGAGGCAGTGGTCCGGCTGGCGCCGGGCGTGACCCTCTCCGGGGCCGTACGGGTCGACGGGGGTACCGGGGGCGACGGGCGTGCGGGAGACGATGGGCGTGCGGGGGACGATGGGCGTGCGGGGGACGGCGGGTGGACCACGGTCCGCGTGCCCATCGAGTCGGTCGAGCGCGCGCACGGCGAGTTCCTGCGTCTGGGCGGGGACATCGAGGTGCTGGAACCGGCCGAACTGCGCGGAAGAATCGCCCGGACCGTGGCCGAACTGGCCGAAAGATACGGCAACGTGGCCGGGAACGGCGGCGACTGA
- a CDS encoding rhamnogalacturonan lyase produces the protein MQHPHRHHRRRALRSLVTAALVAAGLTTFTGTPAEAATARQVEALDRGVVSVHVDSGNLVSWRWLGTDPNDVSFNVYRAGTKVNSAPVTGSTNYFHSGAPAQADYTVRAIVNGVEQSDSVHAVQLRTGYKDVPISAPAGGTTPDGVAYTYEANDASVGDLDGDGALEFVLKWQPTNAKDNSQSGYTGNTIIDGIKLDGTRLWRIDLGRNIRSGAHYTQFQVYDYDGDGRAEIAAKTADGTVDGTGAVIGSSSADHRNSSGYILSGPEYLTMFNGQTGRAMQSVDYVPARGTVSSWGDSYGNRVDRFLAGTAYLDGARPSLIMARGYYTRSVIAAWDWRGGSFTRRWTFDTSSSTNSGRGYDGQGSHSLSVGDVDNDGKDEIVYGAMAVDDNGNGLWTTRTGHGDAQHLGDLDASTSGLEYFKVSESTSQPAELYINPASGAVRWQLAACCDNGRGVAGDVYAGNDGPEMWSASDSSIRDEAGATKGREPSSVNFLSWWDGDPVRELLDGTRIDKYGTSSDTRLLTGSGVASNNGTKATPALSGDILGDWREEVVWRTSGNTALRIYSTPIETSTKITTLLHDPMYRTGLAWQNTAYNQPPHTSFFIGHNMPTAPRPTVYTP, from the coding sequence GTGCAGCACCCGCACAGGCACCACAGACGCCGAGCCCTGCGCTCGCTGGTGACGGCGGCGCTCGTCGCCGCCGGACTCACCACGTTCACCGGCACGCCCGCCGAGGCCGCCACCGCCCGCCAGGTCGAGGCCCTCGACCGGGGCGTGGTCAGCGTGCACGTCGACAGCGGCAACCTGGTCAGCTGGCGCTGGCTGGGCACCGACCCCAACGACGTGTCCTTCAACGTCTACCGGGCCGGAACGAAGGTCAACTCGGCTCCGGTCACCGGCTCGACGAACTACTTCCACTCCGGCGCCCCCGCCCAGGCCGACTACACGGTCCGCGCCATCGTGAACGGGGTGGAGCAGAGCGACTCGGTGCACGCGGTCCAACTCCGCACCGGCTACAAGGACGTCCCGATCAGCGCGCCCGCCGGCGGCACCACCCCGGACGGCGTCGCGTACACCTACGAGGCCAACGACGCCTCCGTCGGCGACCTCGACGGCGACGGCGCCCTGGAGTTCGTCCTGAAGTGGCAGCCGACGAACGCCAAGGACAACTCCCAGTCCGGCTACACCGGCAACACGATCATCGACGGCATCAAGCTCGACGGCACCCGGTTGTGGCGTATCGACCTGGGCCGCAACATCCGTTCGGGCGCGCACTACACGCAGTTCCAGGTGTACGACTACGACGGCGACGGCAGGGCCGAGATCGCCGCCAAGACGGCGGACGGCACGGTCGACGGCACCGGAGCGGTCATCGGCAGTTCCTCCGCCGACCACCGCAACTCCAGCGGCTACATCCTGTCGGGCCCCGAGTACCTGACCATGTTCAACGGCCAGACCGGCAGGGCGATGCAGAGCGTGGACTACGTCCCGGCCCGCGGCACGGTCTCGTCCTGGGGCGACTCGTACGGCAACCGCGTGGACCGCTTCCTCGCCGGGACGGCGTATCTGGACGGTGCCAGGCCTTCGCTCATCATGGCGCGCGGCTACTACACCCGTTCGGTGATCGCCGCCTGGGACTGGCGGGGCGGCTCCTTCACCCGCCGCTGGACCTTCGACACCAGCTCCTCCACCAACTCCGGCCGGGGCTACGACGGCCAGGGTTCGCACAGTCTCTCCGTCGGTGACGTCGACAACGACGGCAAGGACGAGATCGTGTACGGCGCGATGGCCGTGGACGACAACGGCAACGGTCTGTGGACCACCAGGACGGGCCACGGCGACGCCCAGCACCTCGGCGACCTCGACGCGTCCACCTCCGGCCTGGAGTACTTCAAGGTCTCCGAGTCCACCTCCCAGCCCGCCGAGCTGTACATCAACCCCGCGAGCGGCGCGGTCCGCTGGCAGCTCGCCGCCTGCTGCGACAACGGCCGGGGAGTCGCCGGGGACGTCTACGCGGGCAACGACGGGCCCGAGATGTGGTCCGCCTCCGACTCGTCCATCCGTGACGAGGCCGGCGCGACGAAGGGCCGCGAGCCCTCGTCCGTCAACTTCCTCTCCTGGTGGGACGGCGACCCGGTCCGCGAACTCCTCGACGGCACCCGGATCGACAAGTACGGCACCTCCTCCGACACCCGTCTGCTGACCGGCTCCGGGGTCGCCTCCAACAACGGCACCAAGGCCACCCCCGCGCTCTCCGGCGACATCCTCGGCGACTGGCGTGAGGAGGTCGTCTGGCGCACCAGCGGCAACACGGCCCTGCGGATCTACTCGACCCCGATCGAGACGAGCACGAAGATCACGACCCTGCTCCACGACCCGATGTACCGCACGGGTCTGGCCTGGCAGAACACCGCCTACAACCAGCCTCCGCACACCAGCTTCTTCATCGGCCACAACATGCCGACGGCGCCCCGGCCGACGGTGTACACGCCGTAG